The following is a genomic window from Mycobacterium parmense.
CCCCCGACGGCGACCTTTTCATCGGCATCGCGTTGTTCGGGTTGAACTCGATGATGGCCACCGTGGACCTGCTGATGTCGGAGGTGTTCTATAAGTTCCCCAACCTCAAGGTCGCGCTGTCCGAGGGCGGTATCGGATGGATGCCCTATCTGTTGGAGCGCATCGACTACTCATTCGGCCGGCACAAGTACTGGTGCAACATCAACGCCGACAAGTTACCCTCGGAGCTGTTCCGCGAACACATCTACGGGTGCTTCATCTCCGACCGGTCCGGAATCGAGCAGCGCCATCGTATTGGTGTTGACAACATCATGTTCGAAAGCGACTACCCGCATTCGGATTCCAATTGGCCGCACACCCGCAAGCTGCTCGCCGAACACTTGGTCGATGTGCCGGACGACGAAGCACGCAAGATCGTGGAGCTCAACGCCCGCACCGTGTACAACTTCTGGGCTTGAACCAATCCGCACGCTGCTCGAAAGCTGATCGATGACCGACCTCACACGGGGAAAGCGACTGCGCATTCGCGACGAGCTGCCACAGACCTGCACCGGAAAACCTCCATCGGAAAACGCCGCGAGCTCCTCACGACACAGCAGAGATCGAGTTCACGGCCAGTCAAGCGCTGCACCACCTCTTCAACGAAAGCGACAACAATGCCTGACGCCTTAATCCTCTCTGCCGCCAGAACGCCAATCGGCAGGGCCCGCAAGGGATCTCTGACATCGGTCGATGCATACGAACTCGCGGAGATCGCCATCGGGGCGGCGGTCGAACGGTCACAGATCGCTGTCGCCGATCTCGACGACCTGTTTCTCGCGGAGTCCTTGCAGGGCGGCGGGGTGATCGGCCGCAACATCGCAGTGCGCCTCGGGATGACCAGCGTGCCCGGGGTGGCGATCAATCGGCACTGCGCCTCCGGCGCCACCGCCGTGCAGTTGGCGGCCGCCACCATCATGGCGGGCATGGCAGACGTGATCGTCGCCGGCGGAACCGAAAGCGCAAGCACCATGCCACGGCTGACCAAGTTGGCACCAGGTGCCCAGGAACCAACCCCGTGGTCCCCGCAGAGCCATCCCGACGCCCCCGGCATTCCCGCTTTCGATATGTCGGTCACCATCGGCGAGAACACGGCCAGGCTGCACCATGTCACCCGCGAGCAGGCCGACGCCTGGTCCGCACGCTCACAGCAGCGAGCGCTCAACGCGATTGCCAAGGGGTACTTTGACGACGAGATCGTGTCGGTCCCCATCAACCGCGGCGAAGCTGTGTTCGACACGGACGAGCATCCGCGGGACACCACCACCGAAACACTCGCCGGGCTGAAGGTCCTGCACCCGGAGATACCCGAGGCCGTGGTCACAGCTGGGAACTCCGCGGGTATCAACGATGCCGCCGCCGCGCTGGTGATCGGCAGCGATGACTTCGCGGCCGGTCGTGGCCTGACACCGCTGGCACGGATCCGGGGATGGGCATCTGTGGGCGTGGAGGTCGAGCACACCGGTATGGCCCCGGTGACCGCGATCCCGTTGGCGCTCAAGCGTAGTGGTCTCACAGTGGACGACGTGGACCTCTTCGAGATCAACGAGGCGTTCGCCACGATGGCCGTGGCGTGCACGCGTGACCTCGGATTGGACGAGTCGATTGTGAACGTGAACGGCAGCGGTATCAGTCTTGGTCACCCCATCGCAGCGACCGGCGCTCGGATGGTGGTGTCGATCGTTCATGAACTCGCACGCCGCGATTCGCGCATCGGTGTGGTGGCGATGTGTGCCGGGGGAGGGATGGGCTCAGCGTTGGTCGTC
Proteins encoded in this region:
- a CDS encoding thiolase family protein, whose translation is MPDALILSAARTPIGRARKGSLTSVDAYELAEIAIGAAVERSQIAVADLDDLFLAESLQGGGVIGRNIAVRLGMTSVPGVAINRHCASGATAVQLAAATIMAGMADVIVAGGTESASTMPRLTKLAPGAQEPTPWSPQSHPDAPGIPAFDMSVTIGENTARLHHVTREQADAWSARSQQRALNAIAKGYFDDEIVSVPINRGEAVFDTDEHPRDTTTETLAGLKVLHPEIPEAVVTAGNSAGINDAAAALVIGSDDFAAGRGLTPLARIRGWASVGVEVEHTGMAPVTAIPLALKRSGLTVDDVDLFEINEAFATMAVACTRDLGLDESIVNVNGSGISLGHPIAATGARMVVSIVHELARRDSRIGVVAMCAGGGMGSALVVERI